The following are encoded together in the Streptomyces sp. NBC_00341 genome:
- a CDS encoding GntR family transcriptional regulator has product MEQGRGCEEVRPPYASVASVTAHSSVRVPEQARGEHTHGEPPPPRPVVRHSVRGQILEALRAALVDGELIPGQVYSAPALGARFGVSATPVREAMQQLAGEGAVEVVPNRGFRVSERGPRELAELAEVRALIEVPVMLRLARSVPPAGWCALRPLADATVAAAAVGDRASYAEADRAFHGAVLALSGNAQLVAVADELHRRSQWPLETNPPARRADLLADASEHTALLDALIAQDVVVVQSLVREHFAGSGG; this is encoded by the coding sequence GTGGAGCAGGGCAGAGGGTGCGAGGAGGTGCGGCCGCCTTACGCGTCAGTCGCGTCCGTGACCGCCCACTCGTCCGTCCGGGTCCCCGAACAGGCCCGCGGCGAGCACACCCACGGCGAGCCGCCCCCGCCCCGGCCCGTGGTGCGGCACTCCGTGCGCGGCCAGATCCTGGAAGCCCTGCGCGCCGCCCTCGTCGACGGCGAACTGATCCCCGGGCAGGTCTACTCCGCCCCGGCGCTGGGCGCCCGCTTCGGGGTCTCCGCCACCCCGGTGCGCGAGGCGATGCAGCAGCTGGCCGGCGAAGGGGCCGTCGAGGTGGTGCCCAACCGAGGCTTCCGGGTCTCCGAGCGCGGCCCGCGCGAGCTGGCCGAGCTGGCGGAGGTACGAGCGCTCATCGAGGTGCCCGTCATGCTGCGGCTCGCCCGCAGCGTGCCGCCGGCGGGCTGGTGCGCCCTGCGCCCGCTGGCCGACGCCACCGTGGCGGCGGCGGCCGTCGGCGACCGCGCCAGTTACGCGGAGGCCGACCGGGCCTTCCACGGAGCGGTGCTCGCCCTCTCCGGCAACGCCCAGCTCGTCGCGGTGGCCGACGAACTGCACCGCCGCTCCCAGTGGCCCCTGGAGACCAACCCGCCCGCCCGCCGCGCCGACCTGCTGGCGGACGCCTCTGAGCACACCGCGCTCCTGGACGCGCTGATCGCCCAGGACGTGGTGGTCGTGCAGTCGCTGGTACGGGAGCACTTCGCCGGCTCCGGGGGCTGA